The genomic region ATGGAGGGACCGGGCGGCTATCAGCTCTTCGGGCGGACGTGCCAAGTCTGGAATACCTACCGGACGACGAATGCTTTCGAGGCCGGTTCGCCGTGGCTGTTGCGCTTCTTCGACCAGATTCGGTTCTATCCAGTTTCCGGCGAAGAGCTTCTGGCCTTCCGCGACAGGTTTCTCGAAGGTCAAGTGGACGTCAAAATCGAACCTTCGACGTTCAGCCTGAAGGACTATCAGGCGTTCGCCGCCGAAAACGCCGAGACGATTGCGGCTTTCAAAGCGCGGCAGCAGGCGGCTTTCGAAGCGGAGCGGGCGCGCTGGCAACAGAGCGACCAGGAAGGGGCGGCTAGCTCGGCCGACACCTTCGAGGACCATGACGCCGATGCCGCGTTGCCGCCGGGGGCGACTGCGGTAGAAAGTCCTGTGCCGGGGAGTGTCTGGAAAGTCCTTGTCGAACCGGGAACCACGGTTTCCGAAGGCGAGACATTGATTATCGTCGAGTCGATGAAGATGGAAATGGCCGTTCCTGCGCCGACCAGCGGCGTCGTTCATGAGGTTCGATGCGCCGAAGGTCGGCCGGTTTCGCTCGGACAGACACTCGTCATCTTGAAAGAATTGCAGGCGGAGGCGACGGCGTGACTTTATCGCTCGATATCGGCAATCTGACCGCGCTCTATGAAGCGAAGAAGATTACGCCAGAAGCCGTCATTGACGAGATTTACGCGCGCATTCAGGCCAAAGGTGTGCAGCCCGACTGGATCACGCTGGTCGATAAGGAAGCGGCAAAGGATCGAGCACGGCGTATCACCCAAGGACCGCTCTACGGCATCCCGTTCGCCGTCAAGGACAACATCGACGTCGCCGGACTTCCGACAACGTGCGCCTGCCCGGCCTTTGCGTACACACCGGAGCGATCGGCGACCGTCGTCCAGAGGCTCGAAGCCGCCGGTGCGATTTTGATCGGCAAGACCAATCTCGATCAGTTCGCGACGGGCCTCAACGGGACGCGCTCGCCCTATGGCATCCCGGCGAGCGTGTTCGACCCTGCGTATATTTCCGGAGGATCGAGTTCCGGCTCGGCGGTCGTCGTTGCAGGTGGCCTCGTGTCGTTCTCGCTCGGCACGGACACGGCCGGATCGGGACGTGTGCCGGCTGCCTTCAACAACATCGTCGGACTGAAGCCGACGAAAGGCCTGATCTCGACGCGTGGCGTCGTGCCTGCATGCAAAAGCCAGGACGTGGTTTCGATCTTCGCCCTGACTGTTGCGGACGCCGCGAGGGTTGCTGAGACCGCCATTGGGTTCGACAAGGACGATTGCTTCTCGCGCGCCGATGCGCCGCCGTTCACGGTCGAGAGTGTCGGGCGACCTTTGAAGGTCGGCGTACCGAATTCGCCGCTTTCGTTCTTCGAGGACAGCGAATACCGCCGGCTCTATCTCCATACGATCGACCGTCTCGCGGGCCTGGGCGTCGAAATCACGCCCTTCAACTACACGCCATTTCGCGACACGGCGGCGATGCTCTATGACGGACCGTGGGTCGCGGAACGTTTGTTCGCCACCGAAGATCTGGCCGAACACGACCTTAATCCGGTGGTCGCCGATATTGTTCGCGGCGGCAAAGCCAAGACCGCGCTGCAAACCTTCGAGAGCATGTATCGCCTCGCCGAGCTTCGTCGCGCTGCGGACGCCGAATGGAAGCGCATGGACGTCATGGTCCTGCCCACGGCCGGCACGACGTACAAGATCGCCGACATGCTTGCCGATCCGATCCGGCTCAATTCGAACCTCGGGGCCTATACGAACTTCGTCAATCTTCTTGATCTTTCGGCGCTCGCGGTTCCGGCCGGATTCCGCGAGGACGGCATTCCGTTCGGCGTGACCCTCATCGGCCGGGCGTTTGCCGACGGCAAGCTTGCGACGATCGGCGATGCCGTGCACCGAGCACTGCTCGATGCCAAGCTCGGCGCCACTGACGCAGCATTGGGCGATACGATGCGGGTCGCGGTTCGGCCGGCCAAGAAAAAGACGGTGCAGGTCGCCGTCGTCGGCGCTCATCTCAGCGGGCAGCCGCTCAACAGCCAGCTGACCGAGCGGGACGCCATCTTCCGCGAGACGTCGCGAACTGCTGCCGGTTATCGGCTCTATGCCTTGCCCGGAACGACGCCGCCCAAGCCGGGACTCGTTTACGAAGGCACCGGGCCGGGCGCGATCGAGGTCGAGATCTGGGAAATGGATGATGCCGCCTTCGGATCGTTTGTAGCGTTGATCCCGGCGCCGCTGGGCATCGGAACGCTGGTGCTCGAAGACGGGCGGCGCGTCAAAGGCTTCCTGTGCGAGAGCCACGCCACTGTCGGCGCCGAGGACATCACGAATTTCGGCGGCTGGCGCGCTTGGCTTAACCGGACGGCCGTCGCTTGACGCGGCCTCCTCTCGACCTAATTAGTAACGAATGGAGGCAGTTAGGCGTATCCCCAAGTGTGCGATGCAACAGGTTTTCGCGAAAAAGATGGCCCGGCCTTCTGGGTTGATGTAGTATTTCATTCCGAATTCGCCATTCAGTGCGCATGAAAGACCGCCAAAAGGCGGCGAGCGAGGAAACGATGCGGAAAATTGCGAGCGGACTTTTGGGATCCGCGATTTTGATCGCCGCGATGGGCGTCAGCGCTCTCGCCGCCGATGATGGAAGCCCCACTGTTAACAACCCAGGCGCATGGACAGACATTCGCAAGGATGCGTTCGGCCCGCGCGAAATTCTGGATGGTGCAGGAAAAATTACGCTTGAGGCTCCCAAGCGCGCCGAGGATGCGGCAACCGTCCCCATCACGATACGCATGCCGGCGCCGTTCGCCGCCAACGTGAAGTCGCTGACCCTGGTCATCGATCAGAATCCGTCTCCGGTCGTCGCAACGTTCAACTATGGCGACGCGGCAGGAACAGGCGAGCGTATGCTCGCGACGCGTGTGCGCATCGACCAGTACTCGGACGTTCGCGCTATCGCGGAAACGACCGACAACAAACTCTATATGACGACCGTCTTCGTGAAGGCATCAGGCGGCTGCTCGGCACCCGCGAGCAAGGACCCCGAAGAGGCCGCCAAGGAGATGGGTAAGATGCGCGTCAAGACGGCGGCCGGCAAAGAGGACGGCAGCGAGGTCGCGCAGGTGATGCTCAAGCATCCCAATACGTCCGGCATGGCAATGGATCAGATCACGCATGCGTATCCGCCGGCGCGCTTTATCGACAAGCTGTCGGTGACGACAGGTGGCAAGCTGATCTTTTCGATGGAAGGCGGCATCTCTATCAGCGAAGACCCAAACTTCCGCTTCACTTATAAAGGCAACCCGTCCGACCAAATGGACGTCAAAGCCGAGGATTCGGAAGGCACGCAGTTCAGCGGTCATTCGACGCCCAGCCAGTCCTGACGCTCACAACCCGCGGGACGGCCGCGTGGCCGGCAAGCTCACAGAAACTGATTTGAAGCCTGTTGCGGGCGGTGGTCTTCTAGATCGCCGCCTTTTGCTCAAAGGCGGCATCGTTCTGGCTTCGGCGCAAGCAGCAAGTTCACTGTCGGCCGCCGAGACGAAGAATGCAGTGCCGCCCGATCCCGCCGATCCGCCTTGGCTGCACCATACCGGCGGACCGTTCACAACGTATGGCCTGCCTTCGAGATACGAAAAGTATGTCATTCGCAATATCGGCGGCAATCGCACGCCCGCGGGCGATGGCGTTTCGTGGACGCCGCTGGAGGATCTCGCAGGCATCGTGACACCGAGCGGACTGCATTTCGAACGCCACCATGACGGCGTTCCAGATATCGACCCGGCGCTGCATCGGCTCGTCATTCATGGCCTTGTCGGTAAGCCGCTGGAATTCACGGTCGAGGATCTCCTGCGCTATCCGATGCAGTCGCGCTTTCTCTTCATCGAATGCGGCGGCAACAGCAACGCCGGTTGGCACTCGGAACCGATCCAACGCCCGGTAGGTGCATTCCACGGCCTCGTTTCATGCTCGGAATGGACCGGCGTGCCATTGTCGATCTTACTTGATGAAGCGGGCGTCGACGCGACCGAGTCGTGGGTGATAGCGGAAGGCGCGGACGCCGGATTGTTGAATGTCAGCCTGCCGCTGTCAAAACTTGCCGACGATGCCATGCTCGGCCTTTACCAAAACGGCGAGCGGCTGCGCCCAGAGAACGGTTATCCGCTGCGCCTGATCGTGCCGGGTTGGGAAGGCATTACGAACGTCAAATGGCTGCGGCGGTTGCACGTCACAGATCAACCGGCAATGACGCGCAATGAAACGGCGAAATACACGGAACTGCTGCCATCCGGCAAAGCGCGGATGTTCACGTTCGTCATGGACGCAAAGTCGCTCATCACGTCACCATCGCCGGGGCAGAAGATGTATGGCCCGAACATTTATGAAATTCGAGGGTTAGCCTGGAGCGGTCGCGGCAGAATAGCGAAAGTCGAGGTTTCCGCCGACGGCGGCAAGACGTGGGCTGAGGCGCATCTGCAAGAGCCGGTCATGGCGCATTGCTTCACGCGGTTTCGCGCTCCCTGGGCGTGGGACGGCAAGCCCGCGATCCTCAAGAGCCGCGCAACGGATGAGACAGGCTACGTTCAGCCTGAGCGCGATGTCCTGGTAAAGGAGCGCGGGCGAGACGGATATTTTCACTACAATGCGATCGTCAGCTGGGCTGTCGACGAGGATGGCGAGATTACGCATGTCTATGCTTAGACATATCGTCGTCGTGCTCGCCGTCGCAGCACCGTTCGGTGCGGCGTGGGCCGCAGACGGCGCCAAAGCTCTGGCGCCGCATCTCGGCAAGCCAATGACAAGTGCCGACGTCGCGACCTGGAATCAAACAATTTTCCCAGACGGACGTGGACTTCCTTCGGGGCACGGGACGGCCAAGGAAGGTCGTGCGCTTTACGTCGAAAAGTGCGCGCGTTGTCATGGCGCGCACGGCGAAGGCGCGACCGCCGAGGATCTTATCGGCGATCCGACGCCACCGACGCGCGATGATCCAAACAAAACCATCGGCGCTTATTGGCCGTTCGCGACGACGATCTTCGATTTCATTTCGCGCAGCATGCCGCCAGCGGCGCCGGGCTCCCTCTCCGCTGACAACACGTATGCGATCACCGCTTATCTGCTGGCAGCAAACAAGGTCATCGGCGAAAGCCAAGAGATCAATGCGGAGACGCTTCCGAAAGTCGAAATGCCGAACCGAACGGGCTTCATCTGGATCGACGTCAAGAAAAAGAAATGAGCATGGCGCTCACGGCAACGCCGTGTCGTAGCTGAAACGGGTAGCGACCCAGTCGAGCGTTTCGCCGAGTTGCGGCCTGATCGATTTCAGATAGGCGATACGGTTGGGATCGTTTCTGTATTTGTTCAGTGATCTGGTATCGATGCCGCGCAATCCGTGCATTGCAGATTCAGCCTTGCCGGATGGCTTGAAGACTGAGGCAAGCTCGCTGGCTGGCGTTCCGACTTCAAGTCCGAGTTCATCGGCAAGCTTTTTCTGAACACCCGCGGCGTCGGTCGCCAAGTCTTCGTAACGGACGATGCAAAAGTTTTGTCTGCCATCGTCGAGTGCTGCCCGCAGCGCCGACATTTCGCCGAGCCATCGTGCGACGTCGATATGATAAACGTGCGTGCTCGTTGGATTGTGGCTCGTCAGAACATCGAAGGGATGCCGGACTGCGTAGGCAATTTTGATGCGCGCAGGGATCTGCGACAGGCGTTCAAACGAGACGTTGTTGCGCTTCAGAACGAGCGTCCGCCCGGTCGTTGTCAGCTGCGCGAACAGCTCGACCGGAACTTCCTTGGCGACGACGCATGTGTCCTTGAACGTCGACATGAGCCCCGTCAACAACCACGTACCGGAGCGGCCGCATCCCATGACGAAGATGCGGTCAATCGGGCGGTGCACGTCGATCCGATCAAGGCGGGCTTCAAGAGCGCCGTCTCCGACGAATACCGCCACATCCTTCTTCTTCACACGAAAACTCAGCGGCTGAAGGCGTGCGTCACCCGATGTATGGAACCGCATTGCGCCAAAGTACATCAACCCCCGTGCGATGAGCGGATTGCTCCACGCGACCATCAGTCCTCCGATGATTTGCTGCCCGTCAGAGACTTGATCGAAATGTCAGAAACGAGGCGATCATCAGGCGACACGCGGTCCCGCCCACCGCGACAGAATACCAATTTCGCTCCCGAGATCAGCAAGATAGCCTATGCCTCACGGATAGCTGTTCGCTGCACTCGCATGCCGTAAGCCAATCCAACACGGTATGTCAGTGGAGCAGGATGACCCGATGGGGGTAATTACGCTTCGCGGCGCCTTGAAAAGCCTGTCGAAGGTCAAGGGTGCTGCAGCCGGCAAGTATACGGACCTCGTGCTTGACGGGAACGCCATCGCACGGGGCGAATACAAACAGCATCTCGGCGGGGGAAGCGAAGGATGGGATGCGCGCGGGCGCTTCCAGCTTGAGCTACTTCGGGCGGGTGGCTTGCAGACGTCTTCCAATCTGCTCGACATCGGCTGTGGTCCGCTGCGCGCGGGCGTCCATTTCATTCGCTACCTCAATGCCGGACATTACTACGGCTTCGATTACAATCTGTCGTTCGTCGAGGCCGCCCGCCGCCTGATTGCCGAGAACGGGCTTGAAGAAAAGCGGCCGACGGTCGTCGCGCTGGCGAATTTCGAGCTGAAGAGCATCGACCGGATGTTCGACCACGCTATCGCGTTCTCGGTGCTCAATCATTGCAACGAAGCGCAGCGGAGCTTGTTCTTCGCCAATATCGGGCGTTGCCTGGCACCGGCCGCCAAACTTTTCATTTCGCATGGCAATTGGCTCAAGGAAGAGGATCTTGCTCCGGCTCGGCTTGTGATCCTGCGCCGCTTTGAGGCGGCCGACCTCAATCTTGGACAATACGGGTGGCCGCCGGAGGAGCAGCGTTCGGTCTGCCCCATCTACGAGCTTGGGCGGCTTCCGGATTAAGGAACGGGCTTCCACAGCCGGTGGTGGCCAGCGATCCGGACCGCGGTAAACGGCTTGGCAAGAAACTGTCATAATTCTCTTTTTGCAGGAATTGTATCGACTTCGACGTCGTTGTCGGCGGCAAACGACGGAACGTATTGAATTAATTGTGCGCCTGCCCTATTTCCGGCCCCCAGCGCGACTTTGCGCGCTACGCAAGCCGGTATGACCGGCCTTTCAACTTTGGGAGCGGTCGTTGGACAACGTACTCATCATCGGGGCAGGCGCTGCGGGCTCGGTCGTCGCGAAGAAATGCGCGATGAACCGCGACGTCTTCAAGAAGATCCATCTCGCGTCTCGCCGTCTCGAAAGCTGCAAGAAGGTCCAGGCCGAGTGCAAGACGCCGATCGAGATCTATCAGCTCGACGCAGATATCGTCGCGGATACGGTCAAGCTCCTGAACGAGATCAAGCCCGACCTCGTCATCAACATGGCGCTGCCCTATCAGGATCTGGCGATCATGGATGCCTGCCTCGAAGCGGGCGTCAATTACATGGACACGGCCAACTACGAGCCGCGTGAGGAAGCCAAGTTCACGTACAAATACCAGTGGCCGTATCATGAAAAGTTCAAAGAGAAGGGCCTAATGGCCGTGCTCGGGTGTGGCTTCGATCCCGGCGTCACGAACGTTTTCTGCGCCTATGCGCAGGAGAACCTGTTCGACGAGATTCACACGATCGACATCATCGACTGCAACGCTGGCAGCCACGGCAAAGCCTTCGCGACGAACTTCAACCCTGAGATCAATCTCCGGGAAGTGACGCAGCGCGGCAAGTATTGGAAAGATGGCGAGTGGATTGAGATCGATCCGCTGTCGATCTCGACCATGATCGATTATCCGGAAGTCGGGCCTGTCAAATCCTACCTCATCTATCACGAGGAAGAAGAAAGCCTGGTCGAGAACATCAAGGGCCTCAAGCAAATCCGGTTCTGGATGACGTTCTCTGATAATTACATCAAGCACCTTGAAGTGCTCCAGAACGTCGGCATGACGCGCATCGATCCTGTCGACTACAAAGGCACGCCCGTCGTCCCGATGGAGTTTTTGAAGTCGGTGCTGCCGGCCCCTTCCTCGCTGGCCGAAAATTATACCGGCAAGACGTCGATCGGCGTCGTCCTCAAAGGCGAGAAGAAGGGCAAGAAGAAGCGCTACATGATCTGGAACGTCTGCGATCATGCCGAGACGAACAAAGAAGTCGGCTCGCAGGCCGTGTCCTACACGACGGGCGTTCCGGCCGTCACCGGCGCGATCATGATGTTCAAGGGCATCTGGAAGGGCCAGGGCGTGTTCAACGTCGAGCAGCTTCCGCCGGAGCCGTTTCTTGATGAGCTCGCCGAACAGGGCCTGCCCTGGCACGCCAAGGAAATCGACAAATCCGACCAGAAGAAGCTGTTCGCGGTCGAGACCTGATGAGCGAAGCCGAGATCCTTTCGATCAGAAACGAATTGACCGGCATTGTCGTGTCGGTCTTTTCGGTGAGTTTCGGAATGATCTCGGCTTACATTGCCGGGTTGTGGCTCTTTCTTCGCGAGGCGCCCATTTCGCTGCGACTTCTGGCGTTCACGATGCTCACGTTCGGCTTGGCCTTCATGGGCGCGCTGACGTGGGGCTTGAACGACCTTCTTGTCGGCACCGAGCGCGCATGGTCGAAGCTCGCGACACATGCCAGCGAGATCACCGGGTTCGGTAATGCTCAGCCGCCTTGGCTGCATGGCCTGACGCTCTACGAGGCGGCGGTCCTTCTTGGCGGCGTGGCATTCGGGGCCATATACGTGTCGCTTGCGTATCTTACCTTCGTCTACAAATGGCCCGGCACGACTGCCGGACTTGTTCGCGTGGCGCCGTAAAGCGCTCTTTTCCTGTTTGATCGGTGGCTCGACGTGTCCGACCTTTCCAAATTGAACCTGCAGTCTTTCGACTGGGCGCAGTCCATCGCGACGCCGTCGTATGTGCTCGACGTGGCGGCGTTGAAGCGCAATCTGGCGCGGGCCGCAGAGGTCAAGCGCGAGGCGGGCTGCAAGATCCTGCTGGCGACAAAAGCGTTTGCGCTGCCGGCCGCCTTTCCGATCATGCGCGAGGTGCTGGATGGCACGACGGCAAGCGGCGAGTACGAGGCGCGCCTTGGTCACGACGAGTTCGGCAAGGAAGTGCACGTCTACTCTCCGGCCTACGCGCCGGGCGAGGTTGCGCGCCTGACGAAGCTCGCCCAGCACATCTATTTCAACTCGCCGCAGCAGATCATCGACAATCTCGCCGTGATCCGCGAGGTGCCTGGTCTCAAAATCGGCATCCGCATCAATCCGGGCTATTCGAACGCCACGCTTGGCGGTGCGCTTTACGACCCGTGTGCGCCCTTCTCGCGGTTCGGTGCGACGCGCGAGATGCTCGACAGCGTGCCGTGGGACGACGTTGACATCCTGCATACGCATTCGCTGTGCGAGTCGGACCACGAGGGATCGGTCGGGCTCATCGAGCACGTCGCGCGGGCGTTTGGCGACTATGTCCGGCGCGTCAAGGTCGTGAACTTTGGCGGCGGCCACTTCATCAACAAACCCGGCTACGACATTTCGAAGCTGATCGCCGCAATCAAGGCATTCAAAACAGAGTTCAATGTGGACGTTGTTCTGGAGCCTGGCGCCGGTCTCGTCGTCGATACGGGATACCTTGTCGGCTCCGTTCTGGGGCTACACCACAACGGCAAGGACATCGCTATTCTCGATGCCTCGGCCTCGACGCATATGCCGGATGTTCTAGAGGTGCCTTATACGCCACATGTTATCGGCGCGGCGGAACCCGGCCGAAAACCGCACGGTTATATCCTGGGCGGCAAGACATGCATGACCGGAGACATCATCGGCGAATACTCATTCGACGCGCCGTTGAAAGTGGGCGATCGCATCATCTTTACCGATATGATGCAATATTCCTTTGTGAAGAATAACACGTTCAACGGCGTGCCTCTGCCCGATCTCGCGGTTCTCAACGAGGACGGAACAATTCATGTCCTGCGGTCGTTTGGTTACGATGATTTCCGGCACCGATTAGGATAGAAGCTTTGCGGTTGCCGGTCGGCGGAACGCTTGGAACTTTCCCCGAAAGCGCCTATGACGTTCGCAGCGGGGTGCCATGAAAGCAGAAAATCCCAAACCAGTCCTTCTTGCGGATTACCGCCCTCCGGAATTTCTGATCGACACCGTCCATCTCGACATCGCGCTCGCGCCG from Hyphomicrobium sp. MC1 harbors:
- the atzF gene encoding allophanate hydrolase, with product MTLSLDIGNLTALYEAKKITPEAVIDEIYARIQAKGVQPDWITLVDKEAAKDRARRITQGPLYGIPFAVKDNIDVAGLPTTCACPAFAYTPERSATVVQRLEAAGAILIGKTNLDQFATGLNGTRSPYGIPASVFDPAYISGGSSSGSAVVVAGGLVSFSLGTDTAGSGRVPAAFNNIVGLKPTKGLISTRGVVPACKSQDVVSIFALTVADAARVAETAIGFDKDDCFSRADAPPFTVESVGRPLKVGVPNSPLSFFEDSEYRRLYLHTIDRLAGLGVEITPFNYTPFRDTAAMLYDGPWVAERLFATEDLAEHDLNPVVADIVRGGKAKTALQTFESMYRLAELRRAADAEWKRMDVMVLPTAGTTYKIADMLADPIRLNSNLGAYTNFVNLLDLSALAVPAGFREDGIPFGVTLIGRAFADGKLATIGDAVHRALLDAKLGATDAALGDTMRVAVRPAKKKTVQVAVVGAHLSGQPLNSQLTERDAIFRETSRTAAGYRLYALPGTTPPKPGLVYEGTGPGAIEVEIWEMDDAAFGSFVALIPAPLGIGTLVLEDGRRVKGFLCESHATVGAEDITNFGGWRAWLNRTAVA
- a CDS encoding quinoprotein dehydrogenase-associated SoxYZ-like carrier, whose protein sequence is MRKIASGLLGSAILIAAMGVSALAADDGSPTVNNPGAWTDIRKDAFGPREILDGAGKITLEAPKRAEDAATVPITIRMPAPFAANVKSLTLVIDQNPSPVVATFNYGDAAGTGERMLATRVRIDQYSDVRAIAETTDNKLYMTTVFVKASGGCSAPASKDPEEAAKEMGKMRVKTAAGKEDGSEVAQVMLKHPNTSGMAMDQITHAYPPARFIDKLSVTTGGKLIFSMEGGISISEDPNFRFTYKGNPSDQMDVKAEDSEGTQFSGHSTPSQS
- the soxC gene encoding sulfite dehydrogenase encodes the protein MAGKLTETDLKPVAGGGLLDRRLLLKGGIVLASAQAASSLSAAETKNAVPPDPADPPWLHHTGGPFTTYGLPSRYEKYVIRNIGGNRTPAGDGVSWTPLEDLAGIVTPSGLHFERHHDGVPDIDPALHRLVIHGLVGKPLEFTVEDLLRYPMQSRFLFIECGGNSNAGWHSEPIQRPVGAFHGLVSCSEWTGVPLSILLDEAGVDATESWVIAEGADAGLLNVSLPLSKLADDAMLGLYQNGERLRPENGYPLRLIVPGWEGITNVKWLRRLHVTDQPAMTRNETAKYTELLPSGKARMFTFVMDAKSLITSPSPGQKMYGPNIYEIRGLAWSGRGRIAKVEVSADGGKTWAEAHLQEPVMAHCFTRFRAPWAWDGKPAILKSRATDETGYVQPERDVLVKERGRDGYFHYNAIVSWAVDEDGEITHVYA
- a CDS encoding c-type cytochrome; the protein is MSMLRHIVVVLAVAAPFGAAWAADGAKALAPHLGKPMTSADVATWNQTIFPDGRGLPSGHGTAKEGRALYVEKCARCHGAHGEGATAEDLIGDPTPPTRDDPNKTIGAYWPFATTIFDFISRSMPPAAPGSLSADNTYAITAYLLAANKVIGESQEINAETLPKVEMPNRTGFIWIDVKKKK
- a CDS encoding sulfotransferase; the protein is MVAWSNPLIARGLMYFGAMRFHTSGDARLQPLSFRVKKKDVAVFVGDGALEARLDRIDVHRPIDRIFVMGCGRSGTWLLTGLMSTFKDTCVVAKEVPVELFAQLTTTGRTLVLKRNNVSFERLSQIPARIKIAYAVRHPFDVLTSHNPTSTHVYHIDVARWLGEMSALRAALDDGRQNFCIVRYEDLATDAAGVQKKLADELGLEVGTPASELASVFKPSGKAESAMHGLRGIDTRSLNKYRNDPNRIAYLKSIRPQLGETLDWVATRFSYDTALP
- a CDS encoding class I SAM-dependent methyltransferase, giving the protein MGVITLRGALKSLSKVKGAAAGKYTDLVLDGNAIARGEYKQHLGGGSEGWDARGRFQLELLRAGGLQTSSNLLDIGCGPLRAGVHFIRYLNAGHYYGFDYNLSFVEAARRLIAENGLEEKRPTVVALANFELKSIDRMFDHAIAFSVLNHCNEAQRSLFFANIGRCLAPAAKLFISHGNWLKEEDLAPARLVILRRFEAADLNLGQYGWPPEEQRSVCPIYELGRLPD
- a CDS encoding saccharopine dehydrogenase family protein; translated protein: MDNVLIIGAGAAGSVVAKKCAMNRDVFKKIHLASRRLESCKKVQAECKTPIEIYQLDADIVADTVKLLNEIKPDLVINMALPYQDLAIMDACLEAGVNYMDTANYEPREEAKFTYKYQWPYHEKFKEKGLMAVLGCGFDPGVTNVFCAYAQENLFDEIHTIDIIDCNAGSHGKAFATNFNPEINLREVTQRGKYWKDGEWIEIDPLSISTMIDYPEVGPVKSYLIYHEEEESLVENIKGLKQIRFWMTFSDNYIKHLEVLQNVGMTRIDPVDYKGTPVVPMEFLKSVLPAPSSLAENYTGKTSIGVVLKGEKKGKKKRYMIWNVCDHAETNKEVGSQAVSYTTGVPAVTGAIMMFKGIWKGQGVFNVEQLPPEPFLDELAEQGLPWHAKEIDKSDQKKLFAVET
- the nspC gene encoding carboxynorspermidine decarboxylase produces the protein MSDLSKLNLQSFDWAQSIATPSYVLDVAALKRNLARAAEVKREAGCKILLATKAFALPAAFPIMREVLDGTTASGEYEARLGHDEFGKEVHVYSPAYAPGEVARLTKLAQHIYFNSPQQIIDNLAVIREVPGLKIGIRINPGYSNATLGGALYDPCAPFSRFGATREMLDSVPWDDVDILHTHSLCESDHEGSVGLIEHVARAFGDYVRRVKVVNFGGGHFINKPGYDISKLIAAIKAFKTEFNVDVVLEPGAGLVVDTGYLVGSVLGLHHNGKDIAILDASASTHMPDVLEVPYTPHVIGAAEPGRKPHGYILGGKTCMTGDIIGEYSFDAPLKVGDRIIFTDMMQYSFVKNNTFNGVPLPDLAVLNEDGTIHVLRSFGYDDFRHRLG